In the Caballeronia sp. LZ062 genome, one interval contains:
- a CDS encoding MliC family protein, which produces MNNVTMNKLLAFFATTLLAMWALATPSAHAMPLTVPQIQAASTHTTRYDCRDGKSITVQYTNTRNRQSFAALTVDGRKLLFVNVIAGSGAKYAADQYVWWTKGKQANLYDEMAAKDSPPLLADCQAREK; this is translated from the coding sequence GATGAACAAGCTCCTCGCATTCTTCGCCACTACGCTACTTGCAATGTGGGCGTTGGCTACGCCGTCCGCGCACGCGATGCCGCTAACCGTTCCGCAAATCCAGGCGGCATCGACGCACACCACGCGCTACGACTGCCGCGACGGCAAGAGCATCACGGTCCAGTACACGAACACGCGCAACCGGCAGAGCTTCGCGGCGCTGACTGTCGACGGGCGCAAGCTGCTCTTCGTCAACGTGATCGCTGGGTCGGGCGCAAAATACGCCGCCGATCAGTACGTCTGGTGGACCAAGGGCAAGCAAGCCAACCTCTACGACGAGATGGCCGCGAAAGATTCACCGCCGCTGCTCGCGGACTGCCAGGCGCGCGAGAAGTAG